A genome region from Acipenser ruthenus chromosome 29, fAciRut3.2 maternal haplotype, whole genome shotgun sequence includes the following:
- the LOC117425864 gene encoding uncharacterized protein LOC117425864 isoform X8 — protein sequence MQFCAHKTPAPSPVKVTRQPIRSTSQLGGWVEHTEKGEQSRWQTSKAPRLWKMAVNVRLTSDSADKYNRYELLAWMNESLQTEFSKVEQLCSGAAFCQLMDLLFPGSVCLKKVKFQAQEDIEFFHNYKLLNASFLKLGVTKTVPVDELVKGTFQENFSFTKWFKKFFDANYEGHAYDALAAREGQEILPVQTNASSFRCRQLKNKEYAQVKVKCEDSDPEDESFNKKRKHRNSYNHFWQECFDWVSPGSLGEMYAYCDICEINLNINHGGKNDLKRHGESKKHRKNAQKKKTWKVQKTNSNLERSLLDSFPCGYGTLKFIEKYCKDLEVIQNMCNGGKVSRIMARYVMGLKYPKDITDMCCQTPYCIYLYQNVDLGDAERANVILVGFFSETVGKSVIRFFDVTQCTAESVQTAFDCFVETLKKFDIPIHKLAAFYSEGGASDDDNFLSRLKEISPNVVNMGSLCHMVDCASKSGVAAMSTLVDELVLDICNHFLSSSKTNQKLKELFVNVEPFDSARPASAQCLLLSEIIKKMLAAWPDLIKYFQSRTLKGDKIRVICERLESHKVRVTFLFLKHALEPLCAFSLKLQNQESLLPLLLKDLSGTLRVYAGRLLLPEATVKLLKSQDLKLLGKAENVLPHSELCVGPEAEKYLAEHEDDLGAADKAVFFKDAALFYSAVIMQMLQRLPLNDSSLRNISTLLNPACKLKITGKMVVDLASQLGVCSNSEETSQLNDEFLEYQLSESDTGASLSCLSMQQYWSNVLKSSFSGSGGQLSVFQRLMLTLLCLPHPALKAEIAFSKAVENGDASLIDDSLSRSEWEDTTDLDLTNGTEDSFQSAEEPSSPPRPKQNTETSSTDMVELCRMKPCVVLVEKRINYTENVIIQSNQKTAKSSSDVGDESFWDNSFKEDGKGFRVGELVWGKVKGFSWWPGLVAGWPHKQAPASMRRVEWFGDGMYSEIYTEMLLPFAAFSECFSNTSYADLPAYKDAIFQSLEIAGERSGKTFPPCKKDEQQKLMLEWAFKGFQPGGAEGLKPPEITEPAVVLKEDPMEIPIQDYQPPVKKHKYYSKNKGAAEQDYTREQMVQEVLQKGKNLEDFCLSCGTVRIEIFHPLFEGSLCLKCKDNFCETLYRYDEDGYQSYCTVCCAGQEVILCGNSSCCRCYCIDCLEFLVGPGTFEKVKEVEPWHCYLCLPSKRYGLLKQRPNWSVKVQEFFVNTSAMEFEPHRVYPSIPADQRRPIKVLSLFDGIATGYLVLKDLGFKVDRYIASEICEDSIAVGLIKHEGKIEHVDDVRSITKKHIAEWGPFDLLIGGSPCNDLSIVNPARKGLFEGTGRLFFEYYRLLNMLKPKEGDSRPFFWLFENVVAMGVRDKQDICRFLECNPVLIDAVKVSPAHRARNFWGNIPGMNRPLAISLNDKVELQACLEHGRIAKFKKVRTITTRPNSIKQGKQEMLPVVMNGKEDNLWCTELERIFGFPKHYTDVYNMGRGARQKVLGRSWSVPVIRHLFAPLKDYFACE from the exons GTTTTCAAAGGTTGAGCAGCTTTGTTCAG GTGCGGCGTTCTGCCAGTTGATGGACTTGCTTTTCCCTGGTTCTGTGTGTTTGAAGAAGGTGAAGTTTCAGGCCCAAGAAGATATTGAGTTCTTCCATAATTACAAActgttaaacgcaagctttctGAAATTGGGTGTAACCAAG acTGTACCTGTGGACGAATTGGTAAAAGGAACATTTCAGGAGAACTTCAGTTTTACGAAGTGGTTCAAGAAATTCTTTGATGCCAACTACGAGGGTCATGCTTATGATGCTTTAGCTGCTCGCGAAGGGCAGGAGATTCTCCCCGTGCAAACGAACGCCTCATCTTTTAGATGTAGGCAGTTGAAGAACAAAGAATATGCAC AGGTAAAAGTGAAATGTGAAGACTCAGATCCTGAAGATGAATCGTTTAACAAGAAAAGGAAACATCGAAATTCGTACAATCACTTCTGGCAAGAATGTTTTGACTGGGTTAGCCCGGGTAGTCTAGGTGAAATGTATGCTTATTGTGACATCTGCGAAATCAATTTAAATATAAACCACGGTGGCAAGAATGACTTAAAGCGACACGGTGAATCAAAGAAACATCGGAAAAatgcccagaaaaaaaaaacatggaaagttCAAAAGACTAACAGCAACTTGGAGCGAAGTTTGCTTGACTCCTTTCCCTGTGGCTATGGCACTTTGAAATTCATTGAGAAATACTGCAAGGATCTGGAAGTTATTCAGAACATGTGCAACGGTGGAAAGGTTTCGCGCATCATGGCACGCTATGTGATGGGACTGAAATATCCAAAGGATATAACTGACATGTGTTGTCAAACtccatattgtatttatttataccagAATGTAGATTTGGGAGATGCGGAGAGAGCTAATGTCATATTGGTGGGTTTTTTCAGTGAAACAGTTGGGAAAAGTGTGATTCGATTTTTTGACGTTACACAATGCACAGCAGAGAGTGTACAGACAGCTTTTGACTGCTTTGTAGAGACACTTAAGAAATTTGATATCCCAATTCACAAACTTGCTGCTTTCTATTCGGAGGGTGGAGCTTCTGATGATGATAACTTTCTTTCCAGGCTAAAAGAAATAAGCCCTAATGTTGTTAATATGGGAAGCCTTTGCCATATGGTAGACTGTGCCAGCAAATCTGGAGTTGCAGCAATGTCCACTCTTGTGGATGAACTTGTGTTGGATATTTGTAATCATTTCTTATCCTCTTCCAAAACCAACCAGAAATTGAAGGAGCTTTTTGTGAATGTGGAACCTTTCGATTCAGCCCGACCTGCATCGGCACAGTGCCTTCTGCTCAGCGAAATCATCAAGAAGATGCTGGCGGCATGGCCTGATCTCATTAAGTACTTTCAGTCTCGCACCCTCAAGGGTGACAAAATCCGGGTAATCTGCGAAAGGCTGGAAAGCCACAAGGTCAGGGTGACGTTCTTGTTTTTGAAACACGCACTGGAACCTCTGTGTGCCTTCAGCCTCAAGCTGCAGAACCAGGAAAGCCTTCTCCCGCTGCTGCTGAAGGACCTGAGCGGAACGCTGCGGGTATATGCTGGTAGGCTGCTGCTCCCCGAGGCAACGGTTAAACTGCTGAAGAGTCAGGATCTCAAACTCCTGGGCAAGGCAGAGAATGTACTGCCACACAGTGAGCTGTGCGTCGGACCAGAAGCTGAGAAGTACCTGGCGGAACACGAGGATGACCTTGGAGCTGCTGACAAAGCCGTGTTCTTTAAAGACGCTGCATTGTTCTATTCTGCTGTGATAATGCAGATGCTTCAGAGACTCCCATTGAATGATAGCTCCCTGAGAAATATCTCCACTCTGTTGAATCCTGCCTGCAAATTGAAAATCACAGGGAAAATGGTTGTGGACCTTGCTTCCCAGCTTGGAGTTTGTAGCAACTCAGAAGAAACTAGCCAACTCAATGATGAGTTTCTAGAATATCAGCTGTCAGAAAGTGATACAGGCGCCAGTCTATCCTGTTTGTCAATGCAGCAGTACTGGAGTAATGTTTTAAAATCGTCTTTCTCTGGCTCTGGAGGACAGCTGTCAGTTTTCCAAAGACTGATGCTGACTTTGTTGTGCCTACCACACCCCGCTTTAAAAGCAGAGATAGCCTTCAGTAAG GCAGTTGAGAACGGAGACGCGTCGCTCATTGATGACAGCTTGTCTCGCAGTGAGTGGGAAGACACCACAGACCTGGACCTCACTAACGGGACTGAAGACAGTTTCCAATCCGCTGAAGAGCCTTCCTCACCACCGCGCCCCAAACAGAACACGGAGACCAGCTCAACAG ATATGGTTGAACTTTGCCGGATGAAGCCCTGTGTTGTGCTGGTGGAAAAGAGGATAAACT ATACAGAAAATGTCATTATCCAGTCTAACCAAAAAACAGCAAAAAGCAGCTCTGATGTGGGAGATGAGAGTTTTTGGGATAACTCTTTTAAAGAG GACGGGAAAGGGTTCAGAGTTGGCGAGCTAGTGTGGGGGAAGGTGAAAGGCTTCTCCTGGTGGCCAGGCCTTGTGGCTGGCTGGCCGCACAAGCAGGCTCCTGCCTCCATGAGGAGGGTTGAGTGGTTCGGAGATGGCATGTATTCAGAG ATTTACACAGAGATGTTGCTCCCCTTTGCAGCTTTCTCAGAGTGTTTTTCTAACACTTCCTACGCTGATCTGCCCGCTTATAAGGATGCGATCTTCCAGTCGCTTGAA ATAGCCGGTGAGAGATCTGGGAAGACATTTCCACCGTGTAAGAAGGACGAGCAGCAAAAACTCATGCTGGAGTGGGCATTCAAAGGGTTTCAACCAGGAGGAGCCGAGGGCCTGAAACCACCTGAAATTACAG AACCAGCAGTAGTCCTAAAAGAAGACCCTATGGAGATCCCTATTCAAGATTATCAGCCCCCTGTGAAGAAGCATAAAtactacagtaaaaacaaaggCGCAGCTGAGCAGGACTACACCAGAG AACAAATGGTCCAAGAAGTTTTGCAAAAAGGAAAAAATTTAGAAG ATTTCTGTCTGTCTTGTGGGACCGTGAGAATCGAGATATTTCATCCCCTGTTTGAAGGAAGCCTGTGTCTAAAGTGCAAG GATAATTTCTGTGAAACATTATACCGTTACGATGAGGATGGGTACCAGtcatactgtacagtgtgttgTGCTGGTCAAGAGGTCATTCTTTGTGGAAATTCCAGTTGTTGTCG GTGCTACTGCATTGATTGTCTGGAGTTCTTGGTGGGTCCGGGGACGTTTGAGAAAGTGAAGGAGGTAGAGCCCTGGCATTGCTACCTGTGTCTGCCTTCTAAGCGCTACGGACTCCTGAAGCAAAGACCCAACTGGAGCGTTAAAGTTCAGGAGTTCTTTGTGAATACCAGCGCCATGGAATTT GAACCCCACAGGGTGTACCCATCAATCCCCGCAGATCAGCGTCGACCCATTAAAGTCTTGTCTCTCTTTGACGGCATTGCCACAG GATATTTAGTCTTAAAGGATCTGGGCTTCAAGGTAGACCGGTACATTGCATCTGAAATCTGTGAAGACTCTATCGCAGTTGGCCTTATCAAACATGAAGGAAAAATTGAACATGTGGATGATGTCCGAAGCATTACGAAAAaacat ATAGCAGAGTGGGGTCCCTTTGACCTGCTGATTGGGGGAAGCCCCTGTAATGACCTCTCAATTGTCAATCCAGCAAGGAAAGGTCTGTTTG AGGGCACAGGAAGACTGTTCTTTGAATATTATCGTTTGCTGAACATGCTTAAACCGAAGGAAGGAGACTCCCGACCTTTCTTCTGGCTGTTTGAGAACGTGGTGGCCATGGGTGTCCGGGACAAACAGGATATTTGTCGCTTCCTGGAG TGCAACCCCGTGTTGATCGATGCAGTCAAAGTGAGTCCAGCGCATAGAGCAAGAAACTTCTGGGGTAACATACCTGGAATGAACAG GCCACTTGCTATTTCTTTGAATGATAAAGTTGAACTACAAGCCTGCCTAGAACATGGCAGAATAGCAAAG tTTAAAAAAGTCCGTACTATCACAACACGTCCAAACTCCATTAAGCAGGGCAAACAAGAGATGCTTCCTGTTGTCATGAACGGAAAAGAGGATAACCTGTGGTGTACAGAGCTGGAAAG GATCTTCGGCTTTCCCAAGCACTACACAGATGTATACAACATGGGACGCGGGGCTCGTCAGAAGGTCCTTGGAAGGTCGTGGAGTGTCCCGGTGATCCGCCACTTGTTCGCACCCCTCAAAGACTACTTTGCCTGTGAATAG
- the LOC117425864 gene encoding uncharacterized protein LOC117425864 isoform X1 — translation MQFCAHKTPAPSPVKVTRQPIRSTSQLGGWVEHTEKGEQSRWQTSKAPRLWKMAVNVRLTSDSADKYNRYELLAWMNESLQTEFSKVEQLCSGAAFCQLMDLLFPGSVCLKKVKFQAQEDIEFFHNYKLLNASFLKLGVTKTVPVDELVKGTFQENFSFTKWFKKFFDANYEGHAYDALAAREGQEILPVQTNASSFRCRQLKNKEYAQVKVKCEDSDPEDESFNKKRKHRNSYNHFWQECFDWVSPGSLGEMYAYCDICEINLNINHGGKNDLKRHGESKKHRKNAQKKKTWKVQKTNSNLERSLLDSFPCGYGTLKFIEKYCKDLEVIQNMCNGGKVSRIMARYVMGLKYPKDITDMCCQTPYCIYLYQNVDLGDAERANVILVGFFSETVGKSVIRFFDVTQCTAESVQTAFDCFVETLKKFDIPIHKLAAFYSEGGASDDDNFLSRLKEISPNVVNMGSLCHMVDCASKSGVAAMSTLVDELVLDICNHFLSSSKTNQKLKELFVNVEPFDSARPASAQCLLLSEIIKKMLAAWPDLIKYFQSRTLKGDKIRVICERLESHKVRVTFLFLKHALEPLCAFSLKLQNQESLLPLLLKDLSGTLRVYAGRLLLPEATVKLLKSQDLKLLGKAENVLPHSELCVGPEAEKYLAEHEDDLGAADKAVFFKDAALFYSAVIMQMLQRLPLNDSSLRNISTLLNPACKLKITGKMVVDLASQLGVCSNSEETSQLNDEFLEYQLSESDTGASLSCLSMQQYWSNVLKSSFSGSGGQLSVFQRLMLTLLCLPHPALKAEIAFSKAVENGDASLIDDSLSRSEWEDTTDLDLTNGTEDSFQSAEEPSSPPRPKQNTETSSTDMVELCRMKPCVVLVEKRINYTENVIIQSNQKTAKSSSDVGDESFWDNSFKEGVPRGIYGWDSSLRQKPPARKIYQAGANSWEKPKTDNCSPSTKKNLSTPLEKKSKMAICTSTPRKAAKKSFPYTDGKGFRVGELVWGKVKGFSWWPGLVAGWPHKQAPASMRRVEWFGDGMYSEIYTEMLLPFAAFSECFSNTSYADLPAYKDAIFQSLEIAGERSGKTFPPCKKDEQQKLMLEWAFKGFQPGGAEGLKPPEITEPAVVLKEDPMEIPIQDYQPPVKKHKYYSKNKGAAEQDYTREQMVQEVLQKGKNLEDFCLSCGTVRIEIFHPLFEGSLCLKCKDNFCETLYRYDEDGYQSYCTVCCAGQEVILCGNSSCCRCYCIDCLEFLVGPGTFEKVKEVEPWHCYLCLPSKRYGLLKQRPNWSVKVQEFFVNTSAMEFEPHRVYPSIPADQRRPIKVLSLFDGIATGYLVLKDLGFKVDRYIASEICEDSIAVGLIKHEGKIEHVDDVRSITKKHIAEWGPFDLLIGGSPCNDLSIVNPARKGLFEGTGRLFFEYYRLLNMLKPKEGDSRPFFWLFENVVAMGVRDKQDICRFLECNPVLIDAVKVSPAHRARNFWGNIPGMNRPLAISLNDKVELQACLEHGRIAKFKKVRTITTRPNSIKQGKQEMLPVVMNGKEDNLWCTELERIFGFPKHYTDVYNMGRGARQKVLGRSWSVPVIRHLFAPLKDYFACE, via the exons GTTTTCAAAGGTTGAGCAGCTTTGTTCAG GTGCGGCGTTCTGCCAGTTGATGGACTTGCTTTTCCCTGGTTCTGTGTGTTTGAAGAAGGTGAAGTTTCAGGCCCAAGAAGATATTGAGTTCTTCCATAATTACAAActgttaaacgcaagctttctGAAATTGGGTGTAACCAAG acTGTACCTGTGGACGAATTGGTAAAAGGAACATTTCAGGAGAACTTCAGTTTTACGAAGTGGTTCAAGAAATTCTTTGATGCCAACTACGAGGGTCATGCTTATGATGCTTTAGCTGCTCGCGAAGGGCAGGAGATTCTCCCCGTGCAAACGAACGCCTCATCTTTTAGATGTAGGCAGTTGAAGAACAAAGAATATGCAC AGGTAAAAGTGAAATGTGAAGACTCAGATCCTGAAGATGAATCGTTTAACAAGAAAAGGAAACATCGAAATTCGTACAATCACTTCTGGCAAGAATGTTTTGACTGGGTTAGCCCGGGTAGTCTAGGTGAAATGTATGCTTATTGTGACATCTGCGAAATCAATTTAAATATAAACCACGGTGGCAAGAATGACTTAAAGCGACACGGTGAATCAAAGAAACATCGGAAAAatgcccagaaaaaaaaaacatggaaagttCAAAAGACTAACAGCAACTTGGAGCGAAGTTTGCTTGACTCCTTTCCCTGTGGCTATGGCACTTTGAAATTCATTGAGAAATACTGCAAGGATCTGGAAGTTATTCAGAACATGTGCAACGGTGGAAAGGTTTCGCGCATCATGGCACGCTATGTGATGGGACTGAAATATCCAAAGGATATAACTGACATGTGTTGTCAAACtccatattgtatttatttataccagAATGTAGATTTGGGAGATGCGGAGAGAGCTAATGTCATATTGGTGGGTTTTTTCAGTGAAACAGTTGGGAAAAGTGTGATTCGATTTTTTGACGTTACACAATGCACAGCAGAGAGTGTACAGACAGCTTTTGACTGCTTTGTAGAGACACTTAAGAAATTTGATATCCCAATTCACAAACTTGCTGCTTTCTATTCGGAGGGTGGAGCTTCTGATGATGATAACTTTCTTTCCAGGCTAAAAGAAATAAGCCCTAATGTTGTTAATATGGGAAGCCTTTGCCATATGGTAGACTGTGCCAGCAAATCTGGAGTTGCAGCAATGTCCACTCTTGTGGATGAACTTGTGTTGGATATTTGTAATCATTTCTTATCCTCTTCCAAAACCAACCAGAAATTGAAGGAGCTTTTTGTGAATGTGGAACCTTTCGATTCAGCCCGACCTGCATCGGCACAGTGCCTTCTGCTCAGCGAAATCATCAAGAAGATGCTGGCGGCATGGCCTGATCTCATTAAGTACTTTCAGTCTCGCACCCTCAAGGGTGACAAAATCCGGGTAATCTGCGAAAGGCTGGAAAGCCACAAGGTCAGGGTGACGTTCTTGTTTTTGAAACACGCACTGGAACCTCTGTGTGCCTTCAGCCTCAAGCTGCAGAACCAGGAAAGCCTTCTCCCGCTGCTGCTGAAGGACCTGAGCGGAACGCTGCGGGTATATGCTGGTAGGCTGCTGCTCCCCGAGGCAACGGTTAAACTGCTGAAGAGTCAGGATCTCAAACTCCTGGGCAAGGCAGAGAATGTACTGCCACACAGTGAGCTGTGCGTCGGACCAGAAGCTGAGAAGTACCTGGCGGAACACGAGGATGACCTTGGAGCTGCTGACAAAGCCGTGTTCTTTAAAGACGCTGCATTGTTCTATTCTGCTGTGATAATGCAGATGCTTCAGAGACTCCCATTGAATGATAGCTCCCTGAGAAATATCTCCACTCTGTTGAATCCTGCCTGCAAATTGAAAATCACAGGGAAAATGGTTGTGGACCTTGCTTCCCAGCTTGGAGTTTGTAGCAACTCAGAAGAAACTAGCCAACTCAATGATGAGTTTCTAGAATATCAGCTGTCAGAAAGTGATACAGGCGCCAGTCTATCCTGTTTGTCAATGCAGCAGTACTGGAGTAATGTTTTAAAATCGTCTTTCTCTGGCTCTGGAGGACAGCTGTCAGTTTTCCAAAGACTGATGCTGACTTTGTTGTGCCTACCACACCCCGCTTTAAAAGCAGAGATAGCCTTCAGTAAG GCAGTTGAGAACGGAGACGCGTCGCTCATTGATGACAGCTTGTCTCGCAGTGAGTGGGAAGACACCACAGACCTGGACCTCACTAACGGGACTGAAGACAGTTTCCAATCCGCTGAAGAGCCTTCCTCACCACCGCGCCCCAAACAGAACACGGAGACCAGCTCAACAG ATATGGTTGAACTTTGCCGGATGAAGCCCTGTGTTGTGCTGGTGGAAAAGAGGATAAACT ATACAGAAAATGTCATTATCCAGTCTAACCAAAAAACAGCAAAAAGCAGCTCTGATGTGGGAGATGAGAGTTTTTGGGATAACTCTTTTAAAGAG GGGGTGCCCAGGGGAATATATGGGTGGGATTCAAGTCTCCGACAGAAACCCCCTGCTCGCAAAATATATCAGGCAGGTGCGAATTCCTGGGAAAAACCAAAGACTGACAACTGCAGTCCAAGCACAAAAAAGAATTTAAGCACACCTCTG gagaaAAAGAGTAAGATGGCTATCTGCACCTCTACGCCAAGAAAGGCAGCCAAGAAGTCATTTCCATACACG GACGGGAAAGGGTTCAGAGTTGGCGAGCTAGTGTGGGGGAAGGTGAAAGGCTTCTCCTGGTGGCCAGGCCTTGTGGCTGGCTGGCCGCACAAGCAGGCTCCTGCCTCCATGAGGAGGGTTGAGTGGTTCGGAGATGGCATGTATTCAGAG ATTTACACAGAGATGTTGCTCCCCTTTGCAGCTTTCTCAGAGTGTTTTTCTAACACTTCCTACGCTGATCTGCCCGCTTATAAGGATGCGATCTTCCAGTCGCTTGAA ATAGCCGGTGAGAGATCTGGGAAGACATTTCCACCGTGTAAGAAGGACGAGCAGCAAAAACTCATGCTGGAGTGGGCATTCAAAGGGTTTCAACCAGGAGGAGCCGAGGGCCTGAAACCACCTGAAATTACAG AACCAGCAGTAGTCCTAAAAGAAGACCCTATGGAGATCCCTATTCAAGATTATCAGCCCCCTGTGAAGAAGCATAAAtactacagtaaaaacaaaggCGCAGCTGAGCAGGACTACACCAGAG AACAAATGGTCCAAGAAGTTTTGCAAAAAGGAAAAAATTTAGAAG ATTTCTGTCTGTCTTGTGGGACCGTGAGAATCGAGATATTTCATCCCCTGTTTGAAGGAAGCCTGTGTCTAAAGTGCAAG GATAATTTCTGTGAAACATTATACCGTTACGATGAGGATGGGTACCAGtcatactgtacagtgtgttgTGCTGGTCAAGAGGTCATTCTTTGTGGAAATTCCAGTTGTTGTCG GTGCTACTGCATTGATTGTCTGGAGTTCTTGGTGGGTCCGGGGACGTTTGAGAAAGTGAAGGAGGTAGAGCCCTGGCATTGCTACCTGTGTCTGCCTTCTAAGCGCTACGGACTCCTGAAGCAAAGACCCAACTGGAGCGTTAAAGTTCAGGAGTTCTTTGTGAATACCAGCGCCATGGAATTT GAACCCCACAGGGTGTACCCATCAATCCCCGCAGATCAGCGTCGACCCATTAAAGTCTTGTCTCTCTTTGACGGCATTGCCACAG GATATTTAGTCTTAAAGGATCTGGGCTTCAAGGTAGACCGGTACATTGCATCTGAAATCTGTGAAGACTCTATCGCAGTTGGCCTTATCAAACATGAAGGAAAAATTGAACATGTGGATGATGTCCGAAGCATTACGAAAAaacat ATAGCAGAGTGGGGTCCCTTTGACCTGCTGATTGGGGGAAGCCCCTGTAATGACCTCTCAATTGTCAATCCAGCAAGGAAAGGTCTGTTTG AGGGCACAGGAAGACTGTTCTTTGAATATTATCGTTTGCTGAACATGCTTAAACCGAAGGAAGGAGACTCCCGACCTTTCTTCTGGCTGTTTGAGAACGTGGTGGCCATGGGTGTCCGGGACAAACAGGATATTTGTCGCTTCCTGGAG TGCAACCCCGTGTTGATCGATGCAGTCAAAGTGAGTCCAGCGCATAGAGCAAGAAACTTCTGGGGTAACATACCTGGAATGAACAG GCCACTTGCTATTTCTTTGAATGATAAAGTTGAACTACAAGCCTGCCTAGAACATGGCAGAATAGCAAAG tTTAAAAAAGTCCGTACTATCACAACACGTCCAAACTCCATTAAGCAGGGCAAACAAGAGATGCTTCCTGTTGTCATGAACGGAAAAGAGGATAACCTGTGGTGTACAGAGCTGGAAAG GATCTTCGGCTTTCCCAAGCACTACACAGATGTATACAACATGGGACGCGGGGCTCGTCAGAAGGTCCTTGGAAGGTCGTGGAGTGTCCCGGTGATCCGCCACTTGTTCGCACCCCTCAAAGACTACTTTGCCTGTGAATAG